In one window of Chanodichthys erythropterus isolate Z2021 chromosome 23, ASM2448905v1, whole genome shotgun sequence DNA:
- the LOC137013998 gene encoding asparagine synthetase [glutamine-hydrolyzing]-like has product MCGIWALFGSDECLAVQCTKAMKIAHRGPDAFRFENVNGFTNCCFGFHRLAIVDQLYGMQPLRVKKFPYLWLCYNGEIYNHIRLKDHYDFEYQTKVDGEILLHLYDRFGIEKMASLLDGVFAFILLDTANRKVFLGRDTYGVRPLFKLLTDDGFLAACSEAKGLTEITHSLPTPAKITPFPPGYFEVFDLKLTGKVKSVMIDRFHCCTDEPKHASYNILQGLGTGFELETVKSNIRILFEDAVKKRLMAHRRIGCLLSGGLDSSLVAATLVKLAKEEQLPYPIQTFAIGSDDSPDVIAARKVAAHIGSEHHEVNFTPEEGIRALDEVIFHLESYDITTVRASVGMYLISKYIREKTDSIVIFSGEGSDELTQGYIYFHKAPSPKVGAEDSVRLLKELYLFDVLRADRTTAAHGLELRVPFLDHRFTAYYLSLPAEMRAPTDGVEKYLLRESFKGMKLIPDEILWRRKEAFSDGITSLKKSWYTSLQEHIESEVNDSQLEKADKLFPFNPPKTKEGFYIRQVFEKMYPGRSEWTPHYWMPRWIKATDPSARTLSIYKPDKDQ; this is encoded by the exons ATGTGTGGTATATGGGCCTTGTTTGGTAGTGATGAGTGCCTTGCGGTTCAGTGCACCAAGGCCATGAAGATCGCCCATCGTGGTCCAGATGCTTTCCGCTTTGAGAATGTCAATGGATTCACCAACTGTTGCTTTGGGTTTCACCGCCTTGCTATTGTGGACCAGCTGTATGGCATGCAGCCTCTGCGTGTCAAGAAGTTTCCCTACCTCTGGTTGTGTTACAACGGTGAGATCTACAACCACATCAGG CTGAAGGACCACTATGACTTTGAGTATCAGACCAAAGTCGATGGAGAGATCCTTCTGCACCTGTATGATCGCTTTGGAATCGAGAAGATGGCATCTCTGCTAGATGGCGTGTTTGCATTCATCCTGTTGGATACTGCTAACAGAAAGGTTTTCTTAGGGAGGGACACCTACGGTGTGAGACCACTGTTCAAACTGCTCACTGACGATGGCTTTCTAGCTGCCTGTTCTGAAGCCAAAG GTTTGACAGAGATCACACACTCCCTGCCCACCCCTGCAAAGATCACCCCGTTCCCCCCAGGATACTTTGAGGTGTTTGACTTGAAGCTCACTGGAAAAGTGAAGTCTGTCATGATAGATCGCTTTCACTGCTGCACAGATGAACCCAAACATGCCTCCTATAACATCCTTCAGGGCCTTGGCACAG GCTTTGAATTGGAGACGGTCAAGAGCAACATTAGGATCCTGTTTGAAGATGCTGTAAAGAAACGCTTGATGGCTCACAGAAGAATCGGCTGCCTCCTCTCAG GTGGTCTCGATTCAAGTCTGGTTGCCGCGACACTCGTGAAACTTGCCAAAGAAGAACAGCTTCCGTATCCCATTCAGACCTTTGCCATTGGTTCAGATGACAGCCCAGATGTTATTGCTGCCCGCAAG GTGGCAGCCCACATTGGCAGCGAACACCATGAGGTGAACTTCACACCTGAGGAGGGTATCCGCGCACTGGACGAAGTCATCTTTCACTTGGAGAGTTATGACATCACCACTGTGCGTGCCTCTGTTG GTATGTACCTGATATCAAAGTACATCCGTGAGAAGACTGACAGCATTGTGATTTTCTCAGGTGAAGGCTCTGATGAGCTGACACAAGGATACATCTACTTTCATAAG GCGCCGTCCCCTAAAGTGGGTGCTGAGGACAGTGTACGTCTGCTGAAAGAGCTTTATCTGTTTGATGTGCTGAGAGCGGACAGAACCACAGCTGCACACGG ACTGGAGCTGAGAGTGCCTTTCCTGGACCATAGATTCACCGCATACTACCTCTCTCTGCCTGCAGAGATGAGAGCACCAACG GATGGCGTGGAGAAGTATCTCCTGAGGGAATCGTTTAAAGGGATGAAACTTATCCCAGATGAGATTCTCTGGAGAAGGAAAGAAGCCTTCAGTGATGGTATAACATCCTTGAAGAAATCCTGGTATACAAGCCTACAGGAGCACATTGAGTCTGAG GTGAATGACTCTCAGTTGGAGAAGGCTGATAAGCTGTTCCCTTTCAACCCCCCCAAAACCAAAGAAGGCTTCTACATAAGGCAGGTCTTTGAGAAGATGTACCCGGGCCGCAGCGAATGGACGCCACATTACTGGATGCCCCGCTGGATCAAGGCTACAGACCCCTCAGCCAGAACCCTGTCCATCTACAAGCCTGATAAAGACCAGTAA